One region of Equus caballus isolate H_3958 breed thoroughbred chromosome 23, TB-T2T, whole genome shotgun sequence genomic DNA includes:
- the UBAP2 gene encoding ubiquitin-associated protein 2 isoform X5, with the protein MESTPSLQSSATFSTAATSASSAVSSGLSLPSSVNAVNSLCLGGTTMSAPSSSTRATPLVTSGKAPPNLPQGVPPLLHNQYLVGPGGLLPAYPIYGYDELQMLQSRLPMDYYGIPFATPTALASRDGSLANNPYSGDVTKFGRGDSASPAPPTTLAQPQQSQSQAHHTAQQPFLNPALPPGYSYTGLPYYPGVPSAFQYGPTMFVPPASAKQHGVSLSTPAAPFQQAGAYGQHSYSTGYDDLTQGTAAGDYTKGGYGGSSQAQNKSAGSGPGKGVAVSSSTTGLPDMPGSVYNKTQTFDKQGFHAGTPPPFSLPSALGSTGPLAPGAAPGYAPPPFLHILPAHQQPHSQLLHHHLPQDAQSGSGQRSQPSSLQPKSQASKPAYGNSPYWTN; encoded by the exons ATGGAGAGCACCCCTTCTCTCCAGTCCTCAGCCACCTTCTCAACAGCAGCCACATCCGCCTCGAGTGCCGTGTCCTCAGGGCTCAGCCTGCCGAGCAGCGTGAACGCAGTGAACAGCCTCTGCCTGGGTGGGACCACCATGAGTGCCCCCAGCAGCAGTACCCGGGCCACACCCTTGGTGACCTCAG GCAAAGCACCCCCCAACCTGCCCCAGGGGGTGCCACCCCTGCTGCACAACCAGTACCTCGTGGGCCCCGGAGGACTGCTTCCCGCCTACCCG ATCTATGGCTACGATGAGCTCCAGATGCTGCAGTCCCGGCTGCCAATG GATTACTATGGAATTCCCTTTGCTACGCCCACAGCCCTTGCCAGCCGAGATGGGAGCCTAGCTAATAACCCATATTCAG GTGATGTCACAAAGTTTGGCCGAGGAGACTCTGCATCCCCTGCGCCCCCCACCACACTGGCTCAGCCCCAGCAGAGCCAGTCCCAGGCCCACCACACAGCCCAGCAGCCCTTCCTGAATCCCGCGCTGCCACCTGGCTACAGCTACACTGGCCTCCCCTACTACCCAGGCGTGCCCAGTGCCTTCCAGTATGGGCCCACCATGTTT GTCCCTCCGGCCTCAGCCAAGCAGCATGGTGTGAGCCTCAGCACCCCCGCCGCCCCTTTCCAGCAGGCTGGTGCTTACGGCCAGCACAGCTACAGCACAG GTTATGATGACCTGACCCAGGGGACAGCCGCAGGAGACTACACCAAGGGTGGCTATGGTGGATCATCGCAGGCCCAAAACAAGTCTGCAGGTTCTGGGCCTGGCAAAG GAGTGGCCGTGTCTTCAAGCACCACGGGCCTGCCTGACATGCCTGGTTCTGTCTACAACAAGACCCAG ACTTTTGACAAGCAGGGATTTCATGCAGGGACCCCTCCACCATTCAGCCTGccctcagccttgggctccacaGGGCCCCTGGCCCCTGGCGCGGCCCCTGGTTATGCGCCTCCACCGTTCTTGCACATCCTGCCCGCCCACCAGCAGCCTCACTCACAGCTGTTACACCACCACCTTCCGCAGGATGCCCAG agtGGCTCGGGTCAGCGCAGCCAGCCCAGCTCCCTGCAGCCCAAGTCTCAAGCCTCCAAACCTGCCTACGGCAACTCTCCATACTGGACAAACTGA
- the UBAP2 gene encoding ubiquitin-associated protein 2 isoform X4, with amino-acid sequence MLPVHLKAGLGQQVCIRAELGHVYDPQCTWALSPRLPSVGCELPQATSSVPAPKTTDSPSALPSVGSLPSTTSCTTLLPSASQHTATLPSLSQPGDLSSSPLSQLSSSLSSHQSSLSSAHAALSSSTSHTHASMESTPSLQSSATFSTAATSASSAVSSGLSLPSSVNAVNSLCLGGTTMSAPSSSTRATPLVTSGKAPPNLPQGVPPLLHNQYLVGPGGLLPAYPIYGYDELQMLQSRLPMDYYGIPFATPTALASRDGSLANNPYSGDVTKFGRGDSASPAPPTTLAQPQQSQSQAHHTAQQPFLNPALPPGYSYTGLPYYPGVPSAFQYGPTMFVPPASAKQHGVSLSTPAAPFQQAGAYGQHSYSTGYDDLTQGTAAGDYTKGGYGGSSQAQNKSAGSGPGKGVAVSSSTTGLPDMPGSVYNKTQTFDKQGFHAGTPPPFSLPSALGSTGPLAPGAAPGYAPPPFLHILPAHQQPHSQLLHHHLPQDAQSGSGQRSQPSSLQPKSQASKPAYGNSPYWTN; translated from the exons ATGCTGCCTGTGCATTTGAAGGCAGGTCTTGGCCAGCAGGTGTGCATCCGTGCAGAATTGGGGCATGTGTACGATCCACAGTGCACCTGGGCTCTCAGCCCCCGCCTGCCCTCAGTTGGCTGTGAGCTTCCACAAG CTACTTCATCCGTTCCAGCTCCAAAGACAACAGATTCTCCCTCCGCCCTCCCATCTGTGGGCTCCCTGCCCAGCACCACCTCCTGCACTACGCTTCTGCCCTCCGCCTCCCAGCACACTGCCACTTTGCCCTCCTTGTCCCAGCCTGGTGACTTGTCCAGCAGCCCCCTCTCTCAGCTTAGCAG TTCACTCTCCAGCCATCAGAGCAGCCTGTCCTCTGCGCACGCAGCACTCTCCTCCAGCACGTCACACACA CATGCGAGCATGGAGAGCACCCCTTCTCTCCAGTCCTCAGCCACCTTCTCAACAGCAGCCACATCCGCCTCGAGTGCCGTGTCCTCAGGGCTCAGCCTGCCGAGCAGCGTGAACGCAGTGAACAGCCTCTGCCTGGGTGGGACCACCATGAGTGCCCCCAGCAGCAGTACCCGGGCCACACCCTTGGTGACCTCAG GCAAAGCACCCCCCAACCTGCCCCAGGGGGTGCCACCCCTGCTGCACAACCAGTACCTCGTGGGCCCCGGAGGACTGCTTCCCGCCTACCCG ATCTATGGCTACGATGAGCTCCAGATGCTGCAGTCCCGGCTGCCAATG GATTACTATGGAATTCCCTTTGCTACGCCCACAGCCCTTGCCAGCCGAGATGGGAGCCTAGCTAATAACCCATATTCAG GTGATGTCACAAAGTTTGGCCGAGGAGACTCTGCATCCCCTGCGCCCCCCACCACACTGGCTCAGCCCCAGCAGAGCCAGTCCCAGGCCCACCACACAGCCCAGCAGCCCTTCCTGAATCCCGCGCTGCCACCTGGCTACAGCTACACTGGCCTCCCCTACTACCCAGGCGTGCCCAGTGCCTTCCAGTATGGGCCCACCATGTTT GTCCCTCCGGCCTCAGCCAAGCAGCATGGTGTGAGCCTCAGCACCCCCGCCGCCCCTTTCCAGCAGGCTGGTGCTTACGGCCAGCACAGCTACAGCACAG GTTATGATGACCTGACCCAGGGGACAGCCGCAGGAGACTACACCAAGGGTGGCTATGGTGGATCATCGCAGGCCCAAAACAAGTCTGCAGGTTCTGGGCCTGGCAAAG GAGTGGCCGTGTCTTCAAGCACCACGGGCCTGCCTGACATGCCTGGTTCTGTCTACAACAAGACCCAG ACTTTTGACAAGCAGGGATTTCATGCAGGGACCCCTCCACCATTCAGCCTGccctcagccttgggctccacaGGGCCCCTGGCCCCTGGCGCGGCCCCTGGTTATGCGCCTCCACCGTTCTTGCACATCCTGCCCGCCCACCAGCAGCCTCACTCACAGCTGTTACACCACCACCTTCCGCAGGATGCCCAG agtGGCTCGGGTCAGCGCAGCCAGCCCAGCTCCCTGCAGCCCAAGTCTCAAGCCTCCAAACCTGCCTACGGCAACTCTCCATACTGGACAAACTGA